The DNA sequence ACGGCATGAGTGATCAAAGCGGCAGCGTTCCGGTACCTGCAGCGTCTCCCCCGGCTCGTAATCCCACGGCGTTCTGGGCGCTGGCACTGTCGGTGGCTTCGTTCCTTGTCGGTTACGTGGTGGCCAGGTTCGCCCTGCCCGCGGTGGTCATCATCCGCGGCGAAGGCCAACTGCTGCCGGTCCAGCCCGAGCACCAGTACGCTTTGGCGACGTCGATCGCCCTGGCCCTGATGGCGATTCTGCTGGCCCTGCCGAGTCTCTCGCGCGGACGCGCCCATCGCACCTATGGCCTGCTGGGCCTGGCCCTGTCGATCGTCATGCTGGCCTGGAACGTGCTGCAGATTATCGAGTGGCGGATGAAGGGCTGACGTGGGCACAGGCTTTCCAGCCTGTGGCCTTCACAGCCTAGAAAGGCTGTGCCACCGTCATTTTCTCAGGGCCACCGCCACACGGGGGTGGTTCTGCAGGTCTGTGATGAATCGCGGTTCGCCAAATGCCCCGACGTCCGAAATGATCGCCGTCACCGCGTCGCGCTGGTCGTAGCCGATCTCCATCGCCAGCATGCCGCCGCTTGCCAGCGCGCCCGGCGCGGCCGCGACCAGGCGCTCGATCAGGTCCAACCCCTCCGCCCCGCCGTACAGGGCCATCGCCGGTTCGCGCTGCACTGCCGCTGACAGTTCGGCGCTGTCGGTTACGTACGGCGGATTGGCGGTGATGACGTCGAAGGTCCTGGGCCCGTTCCACTCCGGCGGCAACGCCAGCAGATCGGCCGTCAGCGTCGTCACGCGGTCGCTGACCTTGTGGGCCGTAGCGTTGCGGGCGGCCACGGCCACCGCTGCCGCTGACAGGTCCGTCGCCAGAACACTCGCCTGCGGAGCGTTGGCCGCCACTGCAACGGCGATGCAGCCGCAACCGGTGCAGACATCCCAGAGGCAAGCGTCGCGCCCCAGGCTCTTGATGTGCCCCAGCGCCTGGTCAACGACGATCTCCGTCTCCGGCCGCGGAATCAGCACATCCGGCGTGACGATGAAATCGAGCGAGTAGAACTCCTTTCGCCCGATGAGATATGCGATAGGCTCATGTTCGCCCGCGCGTTTAACCAGGGCGCGAAAGGCCGCCAGTTCGTCAGCTGTGGGCAGGTATTCGTAGCGGGCGTAGAGCTCGATCCGCTTGCACGCCAGCACGTGCCCCAGCAGCACCTCCGCCGACAGCCGCGGGCTGTCCAGACCGGCGCGCGTGAAATAGTCCTTCGTCCAGTTCAGAAGCCGCAAGACCGTCCATGGTTGTTGCTCGGCGCTGTCACCCATGGCCATGGAAGTACCACAGCGGCAAGCACCCTGCAATTGCCAAATCTATTTC is a window from the Planctomycetaceae bacterium genome containing:
- the prmC gene encoding peptide chain release factor N(5)-glutamine methyltransferase, producing MAMGDSAEQQPWTVLRLLNWTKDYFTRAGLDSPRLSAEVLLGHVLACKRIELYARYEYLPTADELAAFRALVKRAGEHEPIAYLIGRKEFYSLDFIVTPDVLIPRPETEIVVDQALGHIKSLGRDACLWDVCTGCGCIAVAVAANAPQASVLATDLSAAAVAVAARNATAHKVSDRVTTLTADLLALPPEWNGPRTFDVITANPPYVTDSAELSAAVQREPAMALYGGAEGLDLIERLVAAAPGALASGGMLAMEIGYDQRDAVTAIISDVGAFGEPRFITDLQNHPRVAVALRK